The following are encoded together in the Hoplias malabaricus isolate fHopMal1 chromosome 3, fHopMal1.hap1, whole genome shotgun sequence genome:
- the trub1 gene encoding probable tRNA pseudouridine synthase 1 isoform X2, which yields MDATEGMAAASNVTLSKLQALNGIFAIYKKQGPTSADVLNVLKSKLLKEAGVANPNPRKRKKQALKLGHGGTLDSSASGVLVVGIGEGTKMLTTMLAGSKKYTAVGELGRATDTLDSTGSVVQEKGYDHVTKESFEEKLKEFTGEIMQVPPLYSALKKDGKRLSVLIKQGHEVEAKPARPVTVYNLSLKDFSPPLFTLDIECGGGFYVRSLVDELGKALSSCAHVRELTRTKQGQFTLEEHVLKEESWTFQDISQSLQPCPEPTSQQNNSKKGKTQGKSAQGGSENVSGDHSQNTTKGESGDRRD from the exons ATGGATGCTACTGAAGGCATGGCTGCAGCTAGCAACGTTACGTTATCAAAGTTGCAGGCTTTAAATGGGATTTTTGCTATATACAAGAAACAAGGACCAACGTCAGCCGACGTGTTAAACGTGCTTAAAAGCAAACTTTTAAAAG AGGCTGGTGTAGCTAATCCAAACCCTAGAAAGAGGAAGAAACAAGCATTAAAGCTCGGCCACGGTGGGACTTTGGACAGCAGTGCTTCAGGTGTTCTAG TGGTGGGCATTGGTGAAGGCACAAAGATGCTCACCACCATGCTTGCTGGATCAAAG aaataCACAGCTGTTGGAGAGCTGGGGAGAGCAACTGACACCCTGGATAGCACAGGAAGTGTTGTTCAAGAAAAGGGCTATG atCACGTCACGAAAGAGTCTTTTGAAGAGAAGCTGAAGGAGTTCACTGGTGAAATCATGCAGGTTCCCCCTCT GTATTCAGCTTTGAAGAAAGATGGCAAGCGTCTCTCTGTGTTGATAAAACAAGGGCATGAAGTAGAAGCTAAGCCTGCACGACCAGTGACTGTTTACAACCTTTCACTGAAGGACTTCAGTCCACCGCTTTTCACTTTGG ATATTGAGTGTGGCGGTGGCTTCTATGTCCGAAGCCTAGTGGATGAGCTGGGAAAAG CTCTGTCCTCATGTGCTCATGTGCGAGAGCTGACGAGGACTAAGCAGGGGCAGTTCACGCTAGAAGAGCATGTGTTAAAGGAGGAGTCCTGGACCTTCCAGGACATTTCTCAGTCTTTACAGCCCTGCCCAGAGCCCACGTCTcagcaaaacaacagcaaaaaaggcAAAACACAGGGGAAATCCGCCCAGGGTGGCTCTGAAAATGTTAGTGGAGATC ACAGTCAAAACACAACTAAGGGTGAGAGTGGAGATCGCCGTGACTAG
- the trub1 gene encoding probable tRNA pseudouridine synthase 1 isoform X1 — protein MDATEGMAAASNVTLSKLQALNGIFAIYKKQGPTSADVLNVLKSKLLKEAGVANPNPRKRKKQALKLGHGGTLDSSASGVLVVGIGEGTKMLTTMLAGSKKYTAVGELGRATDTLDSTGSVVQEKGYDHVTKESFEEKLKEFTGEIMQVPPLYSALKKDGKRLSVLIKQGHEVEAKPARPVTVYNLSLKDFSPPLFTLDIECGGGFYVRSLVDELGKALSSCAHVRELTRTKQGQFTLEEHVLKEESWTFQDISQSLQPCPEPTSQQNNSKKGKTQGKSAQGGSENVSGDHSQNKSKGESGDYSQNTTKGESGDRRD, from the exons ATGGATGCTACTGAAGGCATGGCTGCAGCTAGCAACGTTACGTTATCAAAGTTGCAGGCTTTAAATGGGATTTTTGCTATATACAAGAAACAAGGACCAACGTCAGCCGACGTGTTAAACGTGCTTAAAAGCAAACTTTTAAAAG AGGCTGGTGTAGCTAATCCAAACCCTAGAAAGAGGAAGAAACAAGCATTAAAGCTCGGCCACGGTGGGACTTTGGACAGCAGTGCTTCAGGTGTTCTAG TGGTGGGCATTGGTGAAGGCACAAAGATGCTCACCACCATGCTTGCTGGATCAAAG aaataCACAGCTGTTGGAGAGCTGGGGAGAGCAACTGACACCCTGGATAGCACAGGAAGTGTTGTTCAAGAAAAGGGCTATG atCACGTCACGAAAGAGTCTTTTGAAGAGAAGCTGAAGGAGTTCACTGGTGAAATCATGCAGGTTCCCCCTCT GTATTCAGCTTTGAAGAAAGATGGCAAGCGTCTCTCTGTGTTGATAAAACAAGGGCATGAAGTAGAAGCTAAGCCTGCACGACCAGTGACTGTTTACAACCTTTCACTGAAGGACTTCAGTCCACCGCTTTTCACTTTGG ATATTGAGTGTGGCGGTGGCTTCTATGTCCGAAGCCTAGTGGATGAGCTGGGAAAAG CTCTGTCCTCATGTGCTCATGTGCGAGAGCTGACGAGGACTAAGCAGGGGCAGTTCACGCTAGAAGAGCATGTGTTAAAGGAGGAGTCCTGGACCTTCCAGGACATTTCTCAGTCTTTACAGCCCTGCCCAGAGCCCACGTCTcagcaaaacaacagcaaaaaaggcAAAACACAGGGGAAATCCGCCCAGGGTGGCTCTGAAAATGTTAGTGGAGATCACAGTCAAAACAAATCTAAGGGAGAGAGTGGAGATTACAGTCAAAACACAACTAAGGGTGAGAGTGGAGATCGCCGTGACTAG